In Deinococcus proteolyticus MRP, a single genomic region encodes these proteins:
- a CDS encoding glutamate ligase domain-containing protein, with amino-acid sequence MTSGPAYDWLFSRTRAAGQTRGPQPARELLDRLGAPDQQFRTLRVVGTNGKGSTCAMLEAGLLAAGVRAGRFTSPHLHRFEERIRTLGQELDPARTLEFVRWAQREAPDAAFFDLTLALAAQAFVQDGVELAVVEAGVGGQSDATHALANVDAVLLTSVGLDHTAALGSTVAEIAADKARAARSGVPLLSTVTGEALAVVEAVAQEMGAPLHTPTTHPELFALPRPPALAGEHQRQNAALALAALRLLGYDDGLEAALAAPWPGRLEPLSCQGRRVLLDGAHNPAAAQALAASLSSADVLLFGSFARKDTAQTLAPLLALAPQRVFTVPGEGEATPPHDLAAQWGGESYPDLQQALARALELTPPGGTLLVTGSLYLVGTVREQLASS; translated from the coding sequence ATGACCTCTGGCCCTGCCTACGACTGGCTCTTTTCCCGCACCCGCGCCGCCGGGCAGACACGCGGCCCACAGCCGGCCCGCGAGCTGCTCGACCGGCTGGGCGCCCCAGACCAGCAGTTCCGTACGCTGCGGGTGGTGGGCACCAACGGCAAGGGCAGCACCTGCGCCATGCTGGAAGCCGGGCTGCTGGCAGCGGGGGTGCGGGCCGGACGCTTTACCAGCCCGCACCTGCACCGCTTCGAGGAACGGATTCGCACACTGGGGCAGGAGCTGGACCCGGCCCGCACGCTGGAGTTCGTGCGCTGGGCGCAGCGGGAAGCCCCGGACGCCGCCTTTTTTGACCTGACGCTGGCGCTGGCGGCGCAGGCATTTGTACAGGACGGGGTGGAACTGGCGGTAGTGGAAGCCGGCGTGGGCGGCCAGAGCGACGCCACCCACGCGCTGGCGAACGTGGACGCTGTGCTGCTGACCAGCGTGGGGCTGGACCACACCGCTGCCCTGGGCAGCACCGTGGCGGAGATTGCCGCCGACAAAGCCCGCGCTGCCCGCTCCGGCGTGCCGCTGCTCAGTACGGTGACGGGCGAAGCGCTGGCTGTGGTGGAGGCCGTAGCGCAGGAGATGGGCGCACCGCTGCACACGCCCACGACCCACCCGGAACTGTTCGCGCTGCCCCGGCCCCCGGCCCTGGCTGGCGAGCATCAGCGGCAGAATGCGGCGTTGGCGCTGGCCGCCCTGCGCCTGCTGGGCTACGACGACGGCCTGGAAGCTGCGCTGGCCGCCCCATGGCCCGGCCGGCTGGAACCCCTGAGCTGCCAGGGCCGCCGCGTGCTGCTGGACGGCGCCCACAACCCGGCCGCCGCGCAGGCCCTGGCAGCCAGCCTGAGCAGCGCTGACGTGCTGTTGTTCGGCAGCTTTGCTCGCAAGGACACCGCCCAGACGCTGGCGCCGTTGCTGGCGCTGGCCCCGCAGCGGGTCTTTACGGTGCCCGGCGAGGGCGAAGCCACCCCGCCGCACGACCTGGCGGCCCAGTGGGGCGGCGAGAGCTACCCGGACCTGCAGCAGGCCCTGGCCCGCGCTCTGGAGCTGACTCCGCCGGGGGGCACTCTGCTGGTGACCGGCAGCCTCTACTTGGTGGGGACAGTACGCGAACAGCTTGCATCCTCTTGA
- a CDS encoding metal-dependent transcriptional regulator: MSRTASLSPSAEDYLKQLYLLGQQGRVSTQALAGALDVAPASVTGMLRKLTEQGLVLHAPYRGAQLTPEGEQAALEILRHHRLLELFLHRALGVPLEEVHEEAEALEHALSERLEARIAAWLGEPSFDPHGDPIPSLSGDLPLRAERSLTHLNVGDRARVSRVPDHHPEQLRQLVESGLRPEAEVELLSHGSEVGILELHIAPPAGSQSTVWTPLSLPLAVAEQIQVFGEESSPPGRED; this comes from the coding sequence ATGAGCCGGACCGCTTCACTCTCTCCTTCCGCCGAGGACTACCTCAAGCAGCTGTATCTGCTGGGGCAACAGGGGCGAGTCTCGACCCAGGCACTGGCCGGGGCGCTGGACGTGGCCCCGGCCAGCGTGACCGGCATGCTGCGCAAGCTGACCGAGCAGGGGCTGGTGCTGCATGCGCCCTACCGTGGAGCACAGCTGACCCCCGAAGGCGAACAGGCTGCACTGGAAATCCTGCGCCATCACCGCCTGCTGGAACTGTTTTTGCACCGGGCGCTGGGCGTCCCGCTTGAGGAGGTGCACGAAGAAGCCGAGGCCCTGGAGCATGCGCTGTCGGAGCGGCTGGAAGCCCGCATTGCCGCCTGGCTGGGCGAACCCAGCTTCGATCCACACGGTGACCCCATCCCCTCGCTCAGCGGGGACCTGCCGCTGCGGGCCGAGCGGAGCCTGACCCACCTGAACGTGGGCGACCGCGCCCGGGTCTCGCGGGTGCCCGACCACCACCCCGAGCAGCTGCGGCAGCTGGTCGAATCCGGCCTGCGCCCCGAGGCCGAAGTGGAACTGCTCAGCCATGGCAGCGAGGTCGGCATCCTGGAGCTGCATATCGCTCCGCCTGCCGGCAGTCAGAGCACCGTCTGGACCCCGCTCAGCCTGCCGCTGGCCGTGGCTGAGCAGATTCAGGTGTTCGGTGAGGAAAGCTCCCCGCCCGGCAGGGAGGACTAA
- a CDS encoding metallophosphoesterase, translating to MSSPTPTHAPVPTSAPAGLRKFIVVGDVHADFAGLWGALRAAGCVTPGGQPTPPVRSGLYQVVLLGDLVHPKSQRAYDELLGATYDCHDPAHQAQVAAVQIEGLRAVRDYQAQAPGSVHIVLGNHDDVLVQPRFVLGTSGGLRHTEFDPRHGGTPLPADLSAWVGTFLRELRVGRVQFAHVGPLPAHACYDEWFYSDTSSKRWFLDTPEYVELAGLAFGVYGHTQMDRGIVVHEGHRFALADALHRREYLELMLDPGRENPLHNWRVVQF from the coding sequence ATGAGTTCTCCCACGCCTACCCATGCTCCGGTGCCCACAAGTGCCCCGGCGGGCCTGCGAAAATTCATCGTCGTCGGCGATGTCCATGCCGATTTTGCTGGGCTCTGGGGGGCGCTGCGGGCGGCCGGCTGTGTTACGCCAGGGGGCCAGCCCACGCCACCGGTTCGCAGCGGGCTGTATCAGGTGGTGCTGCTGGGTGACCTGGTGCATCCCAAAAGCCAGCGCGCCTACGATGAACTGCTGGGCGCCACCTACGACTGCCACGACCCGGCACACCAGGCACAGGTGGCCGCAGTGCAGATAGAGGGCCTGCGGGCCGTGCGCGACTATCAGGCACAGGCGCCGGGGTCGGTGCATATCGTCCTGGGCAACCACGACGATGTGCTGGTGCAGCCCCGGTTCGTGCTGGGGACCAGTGGGGGGCTGCGCCACACCGAGTTCGACCCGCGCCACGGCGGGACGCCTTTGCCGGCTGACCTGAGCGCCTGGGTGGGCACTTTTTTGCGTGAACTGCGGGTGGGCCGGGTCCAGTTCGCCCATGTGGGACCGCTGCCGGCCCACGCCTGCTACGACGAGTGGTTCTACAGCGATACGTCCAGCAAGCGCTGGTTTCTGGACACGCCCGAATACGTGGAGCTGGCCGGGCTGGCTTTCGGGGTGTACGGCCACACGCAAATGGACCGGGGAATCGTGGTCCACGAGGGCCACCGCTTTGCCCTGGCCGACGCGCTGCACCGCCGCGAATACCTGGAGCTGATGCTGGACCCGGGCCGCGAAAACCCGCTGCACAACTGGCGCGTGGTGCAGTTCTAG
- a CDS encoding single-stranded DNA-binding protein codes for MNQERRVRLDGVREALRVSMTDWATLEVRGDQARVVPAPQLTLLVGHLDQADPDWSLHWACDGMQPPVVRARLCAAGLEREGLATGYTLEDAKLAALADAARLYGVAVLGGGDGGSHWVDYDPDEGADTTLLEAEAETEGGVALASRPSLPPEPPRDPQMEKARGHIDDLITQIRAAGRGKEIAPILMRGYGNTLEESRQIYKELQAVLRDG; via the coding sequence ATGAATCAGGAACGGCGAGTCAGGCTGGATGGGGTCAGAGAAGCGCTCAGGGTCAGCATGACGGACTGGGCGACCCTGGAAGTGCGCGGTGACCAGGCCCGGGTGGTGCCGGCGCCGCAGCTGACGCTGCTGGTAGGCCACCTGGACCAGGCCGACCCTGACTGGTCGCTGCACTGGGCCTGCGACGGCATGCAGCCTCCCGTGGTGCGGGCGCGGCTGTGCGCCGCCGGCCTGGAGCGCGAAGGCCTTGCCACTGGTTACACCCTGGAGGACGCCAAGTTGGCCGCGCTGGCCGACGCCGCCCGGCTGTACGGTGTGGCCGTGCTGGGTGGGGGAGACGGCGGCAGCCACTGGGTGGACTACGACCCCGACGAGGGAGCTGACACCACCCTGCTGGAAGCCGAGGCCGAGACCGAGGGGGGGGTGGCCCTCGCCTCCCGCCCCAGCCTGCCGCCCGAGCCGCCCCGCGACCCTCAGATGGAGAAGGCCCGTGGGCACATCGACGACCTGATTACCCAGATTCGTGCGGCAGGACGCGGCAAGGAAATCGCTCCCATCTTGATGCGCGGCTACGGCAACACGCTGGAAGAAAGCCGGCAAATCTACAAGGAGTTGCAGGCGGTCCTGCGGGACGGCTGA
- the apaG gene encoding Co2+/Mg2+ efflux protein ApaG has protein sequence MQSAAEQPHFSPLPVRVKVSVEAHHLPEYSRPEGQVFAYIVRLENEDDQTWKLLRRCWLVVDGQGRRTEVEGEGVVGQQPLLTPGTVFMYDSFVTVTDTPAQMSGYYTLENAWGEQRQVAVPEFRLVDGSVRLLN, from the coding sequence ATGCAGAGTGCCGCCGAACAGCCCCACTTTTCCCCCCTTCCTGTTCGCGTCAAGGTCAGCGTCGAAGCCCACCACCTGCCCGAGTACAGCCGCCCCGAGGGGCAAGTGTTCGCCTATATCGTGCGGCTGGAAAACGAGGATGACCAGACGTGGAAACTGCTGCGCCGCTGCTGGCTGGTGGTGGATGGTCAGGGCCGGCGCACCGAGGTGGAAGGCGAAGGGGTGGTGGGCCAGCAACCTCTGCTGACCCCCGGCACCGTGTTCATGTACGACTCGTTCGTGACCGTGACCGACACCCCGGCGCAGATGTCCGGCTATTACACCCTGGAAAATGCCTGGGGAGAGCAGCGGCAGGTGGCCGTTCCCGAGTTCCGGTTGGTCGACGGCAGCGTGCGCCTGCTGAACTGA
- a CDS encoding M42 family metallopeptidase: MSLKETVIKHQEFLFDLLRAAGPSGYERRAADVWKKEAASFARVSEDHYGNVYAEIGPEGAPAVVLMGHLDEIGLIVSHISDQGFIYFLPVGGWDPQVLVGQRIRLLAPGGDIVGVIGKKAIHVMSPEEREKASKLEDLWIDIGLDAEDTRAAVPVGTYGVIEQGPMMVGERIVARALDNRAGSFAVLEALRQVHESGSELKHRVIAVGNSQEEIGTFGAVISAFKTRPVAGVAVDVTHETTQVGVEPKKYGQSPFGSGASLTVGPMSSPVVNRQLMDAAGKKGIPYTLSATGRYTFTDGDALTLSREGVPSAVLSIPNRYMHSPSEMIDARDLQAVIDLLAAWVEGLEEGTSYQR; encoded by the coding sequence ATGTCCCTTAAAGAAACAGTCATTAAACACCAGGAGTTTCTCTTCGACCTGCTGCGTGCCGCCGGCCCCAGCGGCTACGAGCGCCGCGCCGCCGACGTCTGGAAAAAGGAAGCAGCCAGCTTCGCCCGCGTGAGCGAGGACCATTACGGCAACGTGTACGCCGAAATCGGCCCCGAGGGAGCGCCCGCCGTGGTGCTGATGGGCCACCTGGACGAAATCGGCCTCATCGTGTCGCATATCAGCGACCAGGGCTTTATCTACTTTCTGCCGGTGGGCGGCTGGGACCCGCAGGTGCTGGTGGGGCAGCGCATCCGCCTGCTGGCTCCCGGCGGCGACATCGTAGGCGTGATCGGCAAAAAGGCCATTCACGTGATGTCGCCCGAGGAGCGCGAAAAGGCCAGCAAACTCGAAGACCTGTGGATTGACATCGGCCTGGACGCCGAGGACACCCGCGCCGCCGTGCCGGTGGGCACCTACGGCGTGATTGAGCAGGGGCCGATGATGGTGGGTGAGCGCATCGTGGCGCGGGCCCTGGACAACCGCGCCGGCTCGTTCGCGGTCCTTGAAGCGCTGCGCCAGGTCCATGAAAGCGGCAGCGAACTGAAGCACCGCGTGATTGCCGTGGGCAACAGCCAGGAAGAAATCGGCACCTTCGGGGCTGTCATCAGCGCGTTCAAGACCCGTCCAGTGGCCGGCGTAGCAGTGGACGTGACCCACGAAACCACCCAGGTCGGTGTGGAACCCAAGAAGTACGGCCAAAGCCCCTTCGGCTCCGGCGCCAGCCTGACGGTAGGCCCCATGAGCAGCCCGGTGGTGAACCGCCAGCTGATGGACGCCGCAGGCAAAAAAGGTATTCCCTACACCCTGAGCGCCACAGGCCGCTACACCTTCACCGACGGCGACGCCCTGACCCTCAGCCGAGAAGGTGTGCCCAGCGCCGTGCTGAGTATTCCGAACCGCTACATGCACTCGCCCAGCGAAATGATCGACGCCCGCGACCTGCAGGCGGTGATTGACCTGCTGGCCGCCTGGGTCGAAGGTCTGGAAGAAGGCACCAGCTACCAGCGCTGA
- a CDS encoding serine hydrolase: MSTADFEQRLRASGFTGTVGLLIQDEAGRDLCSLNAEAVFPAASLIKLPLLVLGLQAAQRGDVALVECLPLPAAEHVPGAGVLHELDAGLRLTWRDLLTLMIVVSDNTATNMVIERLGLERVQVALPGLGLTHTRLVGKLQQPPQRQNAAQRRGERNQTTPRDMLRLLQNLRQGEYLDASYTALALDILGRQQLRDLMGRRVPCGPDGEPLYPVLSKSGELPGVHHDAGWLLTPRPLAVACLSLGGEDPREHPENRDVVRLADALWPLLTELGGAG; the protein is encoded by the coding sequence GTGAGCACTGCCGACTTCGAGCAGCGGCTGCGGGCCAGTGGCTTCACCGGCACGGTGGGCCTGCTGATTCAGGATGAAGCGGGCCGGGACCTGTGCAGCCTGAACGCCGAGGCGGTGTTTCCGGCTGCCAGTCTGATCAAGCTGCCGCTGCTGGTGCTGGGCTTGCAGGCCGCGCAGCGCGGAGACGTGGCCCTCGTGGAGTGCCTGCCCCTCCCTGCCGCCGAGCATGTCCCTGGGGCCGGGGTGCTGCACGAGCTGGACGCTGGCCTGCGGCTGACCTGGCGCGACCTGCTGACGCTGATGATCGTGGTGAGCGACAACACCGCCACCAACATGGTGATAGAGCGCCTGGGGCTGGAAAGGGTGCAGGTGGCGCTGCCCGGCCTGGGCCTGACCCACACCCGGCTGGTAGGCAAATTGCAGCAACCTCCGCAGCGGCAGAACGCGGCCCAGCGGCGTGGCGAGCGCAACCAGACCACGCCCCGCGACATGCTGCGGCTTCTCCAGAACCTGCGCCAGGGTGAGTATCTGGATGCGTCCTATACCGCGCTGGCACTGGACATTCTGGGCCGGCAGCAGCTACGCGACCTGATGGGCCGGCGGGTGCCCTGCGGCCCGGACGGCGAACCGCTGTACCCGGTCCTCAGCAAGAGCGGCGAGCTGCCAGGCGTGCATCATGACGCCGGCTGGTTGCTGACCCCGCGCCCGCTGGCGGTGGCCTGCCTCAGCCTTGGCGGCGAGGACCCCCGCGAACACCCCGAAAACCGTGATGTCGTGCGGCTGGCAGACGCGCTGTGGCCGCTGCTGACAGAGCTGGGTGGGGCAGGGTAA
- a CDS encoding molybdopterin oxidoreductase family protein yields MTRDALLTCPLDCPDACRLKVTFAPDEAGRERLVKVTGDPQHPYTRGFACAKTVHYPARQNNPQRPLTPLKRINSKSDPVPQWQAVSWDEALDEIAGRLRGIIATRGAQAILPYHYAGTMGLMEGEHVHTLWRALGAAEIEETICASAGSAAWALGYGPRMVPDPLDIPQARLIVLWGINSLSTNTHLTPQITAARKNGARVVCVDPYRNRTAAFADTHYQLKPGTDAALALGIMRGLFVNGWTDDAYIAGMTEGVEDLRAEAMTWTPERTAAVTGLSEAEVLELTHLIGETRPTYIRVGYGMTRHEFGGAGLRAVSLLPALTGDWRYQGGGAALSSGGAFGLNKRRLGGAHLLREGVRTINMNCLADALDPAGPPEQSFAATVIYNCNPATVAPDSDRVRAGLRRDDLLVVVLEQAMTETAALADWVLPAATFVEHEDVFTSYGHHWIGYNRAELPPLGEARPNTWVMQQLGRRLGVTAPELYWTVDDLLAELLDSPHPHLAGITPQRLKAEGTLRLNLPERWLPYAEGAPTDTGRVRFTPVPLQQEPQARLTPDYPIRLLTPPAHHFLNSTYGLLDRLNRAEGTEPHVMVHPADAAAYALADGEYARLSSEQGEVTRRVRVTDAAQPGVAVIEGIWWGTEAPDGKSINTLTAQTLTDLGGGSTFHNTRIRIEPLGVASQQAESAD; encoded by the coding sequence ATGACCCGTGACGCGCTGCTGACCTGCCCTCTCGATTGCCCGGACGCCTGCCGGCTGAAGGTCACGTTTGCGCCGGACGAGGCGGGGCGTGAGCGACTGGTCAAGGTGACCGGCGACCCGCAGCACCCCTATACGCGGGGCTTTGCCTGCGCCAAGACGGTGCATTACCCGGCGCGGCAGAACAACCCGCAGCGCCCGCTCACGCCCCTGAAACGCATCAATTCCAAGAGTGACCCGGTGCCGCAGTGGCAGGCCGTGAGCTGGGACGAAGCCCTGGACGAGATTGCAGGGCGGCTGCGCGGCATCATCGCAACGAGGGGGGCGCAGGCCATCTTGCCCTACCACTACGCCGGCACCATGGGCCTGATGGAAGGCGAGCACGTGCATACGCTGTGGCGGGCGCTGGGCGCGGCGGAAATCGAGGAAACCATCTGCGCCTCGGCGGGCAGCGCGGCCTGGGCGCTGGGCTACGGCCCCCGGATGGTGCCGGACCCGCTGGATATTCCGCAGGCCCGCTTGATCGTGCTGTGGGGCATCAACAGTCTCAGCACCAACACGCACCTCACCCCGCAGATTACGGCGGCCCGTAAGAACGGTGCCCGCGTCGTGTGCGTGGACCCCTACCGCAACCGCACAGCCGCTTTTGCCGACACGCACTATCAGCTGAAGCCCGGCACCGACGCGGCACTGGCGCTGGGCATCATGCGCGGGCTGTTCGTCAATGGCTGGACCGACGACGCCTACATCGCCGGGATGACCGAGGGGGTAGAGGACCTGCGGGCCGAGGCCATGACCTGGACCCCGGAGCGCACCGCCGCTGTGACCGGCCTGAGCGAAGCCGAGGTGCTGGAGCTGACCCACCTGATAGGTGAGACGAGGCCCACCTATATCCGGGTGGGCTACGGCATGACCCGCCACGAATTCGGCGGCGCGGGGCTGCGGGCGGTATCGCTGCTGCCGGCGCTGACCGGGGACTGGCGCTACCAGGGCGGCGGGGCGGCCCTGAGCAGCGGCGGGGCCTTTGGCCTCAACAAGCGGCGGCTGGGGGGCGCTCATCTGCTGCGTGAGGGCGTGCGGACCATCAACATGAATTGCCTGGCCGACGCGCTGGACCCGGCGGGCCCGCCCGAGCAGAGCTTTGCGGCCACTGTGATTTACAACTGCAACCCGGCCACCGTGGCCCCAGACTCGGACCGGGTGCGGGCGGGCCTGCGGCGCGACGACCTGCTGGTGGTGGTGCTGGAGCAGGCCATGACCGAAACGGCGGCACTGGCCGACTGGGTGCTGCCGGCTGCCACTTTCGTGGAGCATGAGGACGTGTTTACCAGCTACGGGCACCACTGGATCGGCTACAACCGCGCCGAGCTGCCGCCGCTGGGTGAGGCGCGGCCCAACACCTGGGTGATGCAGCAGCTGGGACGCCGTCTGGGCGTGACCGCGCCGGAACTGTACTGGACGGTAGATGACCTGCTGGCCGAGCTGCTGGACTCGCCGCATCCGCACCTGGCCGGTATCACCCCGCAGCGGTTGAAGGCCGAGGGCACGCTGCGGCTGAATCTGCCGGAGCGCTGGCTGCCTTACGCCGAGGGTGCGCCCACCGACACGGGCCGGGTCCGGTTCACCCCGGTCCCGCTTCAGCAGGAGCCGCAGGCCCGCCTGACGCCCGACTATCCCATTCGCCTGCTGACCCCGCCTGCCCACCACTTCCTGAACTCCACCTACGGCCTGCTGGACCGCCTGAACCGCGCCGAGGGCACCGAGCCGCACGTGATGGTTCACCCGGCGGACGCGGCCGCCTACGCCCTGGCCGACGGCGAGTATGCTCGCCTGAGCAGCGAACAGGGCGAAGTGACGCGCCGGGTGCGCGTGACCGACGCCGCGCAGCCGGGCGTGGCGGTGATTGAGGGCATCTGGTGGGGCACCGAGGCGCCCGACGGCAAGAGCATCAACACCCTGACCGCGCAGACGCTGACCGACCTGGGCGGCGGCAGCACCTTTCACAACACGCGCATCCGGATAGAGCCGCTCGGTGTGGCCAGCCAGCAGGCCGAGTCGGCGGACTGA
- a CDS encoding EVE domain-containing protein: MAYWLLKSEPDVFSFADLQAVRREPWNGIRNYQARNFLRQMVPGDLGLFYHSNTQPPHIAGVLRVVREAYPDDLQFDPASEYYDPKSSAEALRWSMVDVGAVAAFPQPVTLEDLRALPEWAESPLVRRGNRLSVMPLSEAEFQAALRAGGLPETTS; the protein is encoded by the coding sequence ATGGCGTACTGGCTTCTCAAATCCGAACCCGATGTCTTCAGTTTCGCGGACCTGCAGGCTGTCCGCCGCGAACCCTGGAACGGCATTCGCAACTACCAGGCGCGCAACTTCCTGCGGCAGATGGTTCCCGGCGACCTGGGTCTCTTCTACCACTCCAACACCCAGCCGCCACATATCGCCGGCGTGCTGCGCGTCGTCCGTGAGGCGTATCCCGACGACCTGCAGTTTGACCCTGCCAGCGAGTACTACGACCCCAAAAGCAGCGCCGAGGCCCTCCGCTGGAGCATGGTGGATGTCGGGGCGGTGGCCGCTTTCCCCCAGCCGGTGACCCTGGAGGACCTGCGCGCCCTGCCGGAGTGGGCCGAGTCCCCGCTGGTGCGCCGGGGCAACCGCCTGAGTGTCATGCCCCTCAGCGAGGCGGAGTTCCAAGCGGCACTGCGGGCGGGTGGGCTGCCGGAAACCACGTCCTAA
- a CDS encoding isoprenyl transferase has protein sequence MAARWLRAGQNVKDSVRGALLSSYEARLAAQVQAHGTVPQHLGLILDGNRRFARAAGLQREMGHSIGADKAHEVLEWCLELGIPAVTIWVLSTDNAGRDPDELGHILGLLRREATQLAVDPRIHRNRVKVQVIGQHDSFPPDVLRALKNLEESTAHHDGMRLNIAVGYGGREEIVNAVKCHLREQAAQGRTLEEVAAGLHSADISRHLYTAGIPDPDFIIRTSGEVRLSGFMLWQSVYSEYYFCDVYWPGFRRVDFLRALRDFQGRSRRFGR, from the coding sequence GTGGCGGCCCGCTGGCTCAGGGCTGGGCAGAATGTCAAGGACTCGGTACGCGGCGCCCTGCTGAGCAGCTACGAGGCGCGCTTGGCAGCGCAGGTGCAGGCCCACGGCACGGTACCGCAGCACCTTGGCCTGATTCTGGACGGCAACCGCCGCTTTGCCCGGGCAGCTGGACTGCAGCGCGAGATGGGACATTCCATCGGCGCCGACAAAGCCCATGAGGTGCTGGAATGGTGCCTGGAGCTGGGCATTCCCGCCGTGACCATCTGGGTGCTGAGCACCGACAACGCAGGCCGCGACCCGGACGAGCTGGGCCATATCCTGGGCCTGCTGCGCCGTGAAGCCACGCAACTGGCTGTGGACCCGCGTATCCACAGGAACCGTGTCAAGGTGCAAGTGATTGGACAGCACGACTCGTTCCCGCCCGATGTGCTGCGTGCGCTGAAGAACCTTGAGGAGAGCACCGCCCACCATGACGGCATGCGCCTGAACATTGCCGTGGGGTACGGCGGCCGCGAAGAGATTGTGAACGCGGTCAAGTGCCACTTGCGCGAACAGGCCGCTCAGGGCCGCACACTAGAAGAGGTGGCCGCTGGGCTGCACTCCGCCGATATCAGCCGCCACCTGTACACGGCGGGCATTCCCGACCCGGATTTCATCATCCGGACCAGTGGTGAAGTCAGGCTCTCCGGCTTCATGCTGTGGCAGAGCGTGTACTCCGAGTACTACTTCTGCGACGTGTACTGGCCGGGTTTCCGCCGGGTCGATTTCCTGCGGGCACTGCGTGACTTTCAGGGCCGCAGCCGGCGCTTCGGCCGCTGA